CGTCTGGGCCGTCGCTCCGGCCATGCCGGCGCGCGCTCCGGCCAACAACCACGTCCGGCGGATCATCGGCGCGGACTTCGCGCAGGACGAGCCCTGGAATCTCAGCGGCGACGGCGTTTCCGTGGCGATGTGGGACGAAGGCCGGGTGCTGCACGCGGATCTGGCGGGGCGAACGACCAACCTGGCGGACGGCGACGCCAGCGACCACTCCACCCACGTTGGCGGAACGATGGCCGGCAACGGCGCGTTGAGCGACGGCCTTTATCGCGGCGTCGCGCCGCGGGTCCGCGTCTTCGCCTGGCGGTACGACGATCCGGTGATGGATCTGCCCCAGGCTTTGGAACGCAACGCGAGCTGGATCAACAACAGTTGGGTCTATTTCATCGACGATTCCGAGGCCAATTGCGAATACCTCGGGGCGTACGATTCGTACACGGCGGAATTCGACCGAGCGGTGGCCGGCGAGGACGGCGCGCCGATCGGCATTTCCTTCGCCGGCGGCAACATGGGCGCGGCGGACGACTGCGGCATCGCGCTCCGCGACGGCTACGGCAGCATTCCGCCCCCGGCCACGGCGAAGAACATCATCGCGGTGGGCAGCACCGACGACGGCCGGCAAGTCAGTTTTTATTCCAGCCGAGGACCGACGAACGACGGCCGGATCAAACCCGACCTGATGGCGGTCGGTTGCGTCAAACCGGACCCTGGGTACATCGTCTCGACGCTGCCGGCCAGCTCGTACGGCGGCTCGGGCTGGTGCGGCACGAGCATGGCGGCGCCGCAAGCAACCGGCACGGCCGCGCTGCTTTACGAACTGGCCGCGCGTTCGGCGCTTGAGTTGAGCCCGGCGCTGGTCAAAGCCTTGCTGATCGCCACGGCGCGCGAACTAGAAGACCCGGGGCCGAGTTACGCCTCCGGCTGGGGCGAACTCGACACGGCGGCCGCCGTCGTGATGCTGGCCGAACAGGCTTTCGTTACCGGCGAACTGGCCGCGGCGGACGAGATTTTCGAGCGGGAAATCACCGTGCCCGCCGGCCGGCCGGCGCTGGAAGTGACACTAGTGTGGGACGACCCGGCGGCTGCGGAAACCGCCGCGCGGGCGTTGGTGAACGACCTCGAATTGCGCCTGATCGATCCGGCGGGCGACGAGATCCTGCCCTGGGCCCTGGACCCCGACGATCCCGACGCGGCGGCGGCGCCCGGCAAGGATCACCGGAACAACGTCGAACAGGTCAGAGCGGACGCCCCCGCGGCCGGCGTTTGGAAAGTGCGGGTCGGCGCGGCGTCGCTGGCGACCGCGCAGCCCTTCGCCCTGGCCGGCTGGATACTCGGCGATCCGACCTGCGACGGGGACGCCGACCGTTCGCCCGGCCCGCAATGCGACGGCGACGACTGCAGCGACGCCGATCCGGCCGTTCACCCCGGCGCGGCGGAAATCTGCGGCAACGGTTTCGACGAGGATTGCGACCATCAGGCGGACGAATCCTGCGACGATGACGACGACACCACCCCGCCGGACGATACGACCGATGACGACCAGGATACGCCGGCCGATCAGTCGGCCGACGATTCCGCGCCGGACTCCGGCTGCGGCTGCTGAAATCGGCGGGAGGCCGAAATGAAACACGCGCTTTTTTGGATCGGATTGCTGCTGCTTTCCCTGCCGTCCTGCGACGACGACGGCGACACCGACGCGGTCGCCGACCTCGAATGCAACGACCTGATCGAAGAAATCTACGAGGAATGCGATTTGCGGCTGCCGCTGTGGGAAGGCGACCGGCCGGACGCCGAGCACGCCTTGCGGTATTGCCGCGAGGACGAACGCTACGAATGGGCCTGCGTCGACGACTGCGTTTTCGCCGACAAACGGCTCTGCACCTCGCTGGAAATGTGCCTGGACGACTGCCCGTTAAAGGATTAGGTCGGCGAACAAATCGTAGGCGTCCGAACGCGTCACCCGCGCCCGGACCAGTTGGCCGGGCCCGCAGCTCTCTTCCGCCGGCGCGCGCACGTAGATCGCCCCGTCCACTTCCGGCGCCTGTTGCGCGACGCGGCCGACGTGCGAATAAGCCCGCCCCGAGTGCTTGTGCAGCGTTTCCTCGATCAGCACCTCGACCTCGCGGCCGCGCCACTCGCGCCATAATTGCCGGCTGATGACCTGCTGCGCCTTCATCAAGCGGGCCGCGCGTTCGACCCGCGTTTCGGCGTCC
The genomic region above belongs to Myxococcales bacterium and contains:
- a CDS encoding S8 family serine peptidase, coding for MAPRPGRIFSSFRPAFIAFLLLALLPLQTSAKPAPALRFIGGDVSAPDLPSKILNGEWRRLLSAGHPFLVRTARAPALPAGRRPQRDGLLWLAPVPPDGWIVLPAAANPPRPSYVKWCGILPPAAKKTVGLESARGQTEYLARRGGGIAPVKAAQGDDLARLLADPDVWAVAPAMPARAPANNHVRRIIGADFAQDEPWNLSGDGVSVAMWDEGRVLHADLAGRTTNLADGDASDHSTHVGGTMAGNGALSDGLYRGVAPRVRVFAWRYDDPVMDLPQALERNASWINNSWVYFIDDSEANCEYLGAYDSYTAEFDRAVAGEDGAPIGISFAGGNMGAADDCGIALRDGYGSIPPPATAKNIIAVGSTDDGRQVSFYSSRGPTNDGRIKPDLMAVGCVKPDPGYIVSTLPASSYGGSGWCGTSMAAPQATGTAALLYELAARSALELSPALVKALLIATARELEDPGPSYASGWGELDTAAAVVMLAEQAFVTGELAAADEIFEREITVPAGRPALEVTLVWDDPAAAETAARALVNDLELRLIDPAGDEILPWALDPDDPDAAAAPGKDHRNNVEQVRADAPAAGVWKVRVGAASLATAQPFALAGWILGDPTCDGDADRSPGPQCDGDDCSDADPAVHPGAAEICGNGFDEDCDHQADESCDDDDDTTPPDDTTDDDQDTPADQSADDSAPDSGCGC